CGTGTGTCGATTACGTCTCACAACAGTACACGTCTCtccatttttttcttcactttgaGATGCAGAGCAAATGTTTAAAGGTCAGTAGTTATTAATCATACATAATATATGAGACCATGGCAGTTACAGTGAACAGAAGATTTACAATGGACATGGCTTTGCTAGATGTGTTTTACTGAGAAGTAGAAGATAAAtgacacttttttaaaactttctttgttttattcataATCTCTACCAGCACCAGAAACTTACTGGACAAAATAAAAGTAGTCCATCCGACCAGTCACAGTTTTTGCGGTTCCCACATAGTGACTTCATAGTTGCTGGAGCCCCAAGGTATAGTTACAATTTTGAGAAGGCACATGTCACCCCTGATGTAGCTACAGCGCTACGTACCTAACCGCTGTGTATATATGATGATATAAAGTTTGCACCTGCCAATAATCTTAGCCAAAAAGGGACACCTCAAAGCACATAGTTACGTATGCAAAATCAGTCCAAAATCTAGGACCTAAAATCCAGGATGGGACTGCTATTTCAACCCACATTTACaaaccagccaatcagaataTAACATGAAATGATCCAGAATACATTGGTGAACTAACATAAGGGCATGGTCACACATGAGCAAATGTAGGTGAGTGGCCATTGCCTGCCGAGGCGATATTCATGTTGAATGTGGGCAGTACCTGAAGTGACGGACTTggaaagctagcttgctagctaatgtGGGTTAGCTTGCTTATAAACACAGCGAAGTATGATGTTATTggtacatttttcattttttttacattcccTGTCTATCACCTGACTCCctgccagccaggcagcatctcaCATGTGGGATGGTCTGTATTTTGCATGGACAGTATCATACAATAACGACTGGTTTGACATGGCAACAATCGGTGTCATCTCCACACACTCCTTTGCTGTTGGTGAGACCGGCAAAGTCTCGCTTTGCCGGTCAAAATCcaccaaagttgaactccaTGCGTTGCAAAGATGTGAATTTGCCATGCCACTGGCAGCAATTGTTTTATTCGCCCCTCTGCTTACACTGAATGGAAGTGAACGGGAGTCAAATATTCGCAGGTTTTGCTTGTGTGACTGCACCCTAATGCTACTGCTTAAATCCTTACTTCTAACTCACTCTGCACAATCTGCATTTCATTTGCATTGCAGTTTATTCCCTGGCCCCAAATGGCTTTACAatcttcttgttttttctttttctgataCATAGAATGCCAGCACTATGTGGCCAGagcttgtttattgttttgccACATCTTCATGAACATGAGAGATGATACAAGTTGATGACATGTCTCTTcttgcatgtttgtttacattgtaGCGCTATGATTTGCAAAACATTCATTGCACCATCTTACATTCCCTCAAACTATTTATCACACCCTAGACTTTATTTGGCCCATCTCACTCAGTATGACATTTAGTGAACTTTTAGTTGTTACGTTGTGTTTAGATTGTTGCACCTTACTGGGTTGTTCCTTTTGTCTCTGCTGATCTACTTATCTTTATTCACACCCTGCCAGGTTTTTTGCGGGGGGATCAGAGCGCAGCGGGCAGCAGATTGTTGGGCCTCCCAAGAAAAAGAGCACCAACGAAGTGGTGGAGGATTTGTTCAAAGGGGCAAAGGAACATGGGGCTGTGCCTCTGGACCGGGCTGGCAGAGGGCCAGGAGAGCCCAGCAAAGCCAAGGTAAGATGACACTCCCAAGAACAATACCATGGTCCTTTTTGGTCACCTTCTGAATtggcacatttttaaaaatcttttttttttttttacctttatcaGTTTTGGTCTGGGATGTCTATATTGATTAAATTGTTGTTGCTCAAACATCTGGGGCAGCAGTTTCATCACcttctttttgtatttgtaattcATCCTCCTCTTGGTGATTCTGTTGTctctcatttgtttttattgtcttctcCCACCACGTAGGCCTTTGTTGGTGGAGGCTACAGGCTAGGCGCAGCTCCTGAGGAGGAGTCAGCCTATGTGGCTGGGGAGAGGCATGCTTCCAAAAGCCATCAGGATGTAAGTACAGATCAtaatgtttcctgtttttaacaGTTCTTGCTTTGTTTCTGGCATCACTGATACTAGTCAAGCACTCTATGTGGCTCCTCAGCCAATAGAGCAAGTGATCAGTCACCCTGATTCTCTGCTAATTCTTCGAGGTCATTATGGTGAGTCAGGGTATTTAACTTAAacaaatgtgtatttctgtACACACGAGGAATTCTACTGTATTAATGAGATGTGGCAGTTCAAGCAGCCACAGACTGTGTGCTGTTCTTTATATTGTCAAGTCATATATGACCTTCTGTCCAGTATGTCGCCTTGGTATATACTGGTTTTGGAACTCTTAATGTATTCATATATCAAGTTTTTCAGGTTATCTAGTAGTATTCCTGTGCATCTTTCAGCCCACAAGGGAGCAGGACATGCTAACTGGATGTGCTGGTATTGAGTGGAAGTAAAGTAAGCGAGTGAGTGCCAGGCTGTAGCTTTTCCTTGAAGCAGTGTCTGTACAAACCCGATTCATACCAGCACAGACCTGGTACATACCAAACATCAAGAAAAGTCTTAGTAGAAGATACGAATTCATTCAGTTTTTACCAGCACTAATTGTAGGGGAAAAACATCCATATTGAAGAATGACCGCCTTCacaagaaatgtgtgtttgtgtgtgtctgtgtgtgttaggtaCACGTGGTGCTGAAGCTGTGGAAGACAGGTTTCAGTCTTGATAATGGTGAGCTCAGAAACTACAACGATCCTGGAAATGCCAATTTCCTTGAGGCAATCAGAAGGGGGTGAGAATATTCTGTTTAACTTATTCTAATTTACGTATAGATTCATCAGAGGTCCATTAGACAACACTGTGTccttaatgtttatttatcatATGTACATGACCTTGATCCTTTTGCTGACCTCGATATTGCccattgtgtttacatgtgtgtttgttgacatGAGAATGTTACCAACCTGATGCAAGAATAAACAGGAGGGTTTTCCCAACCACTGTAAGACTTGAGTGCTGAGATTctccttttttatttctctcaacACTCACTCACTTGtgcaagttggaaaaaaatacataaataaacacttcaaagatgacacagtgtagcttgctggtagcctgcagctgtgcTTTCGGAGTTGAAAAGGCACAGGTCTGATGGTAGTTAGCTTGCCAACCCCTGGCAACAAGCCAAAAAGTCTGTCATTTGTAGTTTTACCCTCCAACAatttcatcctcctctctgtaaATTCACCAGCAACAACACCCAACACCCGGTTCCCAGGCCTTCCATTCCTGGCTATGCCAATTTATCACAAAGTCTCAAACTGACTAATTTTGGACTACTCCTATAGAAATACCATCATTTTTATAAACTTTCTTGTATATTTTAGCTAGTGCTTATTAGTCttgaaaaaacatgttaaatttttttcatattcctATTCTAGTGTCTCTTTGCTCCTACGAATTAAAAGTTAATTGCTCTTAGAAAGGATGTACTTGCATTGTTGTGCTtatatattatcattatattaatGGCgtaaaatggtctcaaaatgacaGTAATATTAATTATTGCTAGTGTTTTAATGACAGGAAATCATCAGACAAACGTAGTTGGGATGACAGGCTATATACATGTGGACAGCTAAATTTCCCCTGTTCACTTGTTGATTATCGCCCTGCAGGGAGATTCCCCTCGAGCTGAGACAGCGGTCTCGAGGGGGCCAAGTCAACCTAGACATGGAGGACCACAGGGACGAGGACTTCTCCAAACCCAAGGTGGCCTTCAAGGCCTTTGGAGGTGAAGGACAGAAGTTGGGAAGGTGAGATTGATGAGCAGTCttgttgttttaaatttaacatggtttctgttttgtttttcttcagcacaACATTACTGATCAAAAAGCAGCAGCTGAATCAATGCAAGGTCTAAATGAAAGCTGGTAAACCAGTCGTACTTGTCCTACGTGCGAATGAATCATCATTTGTCTGGCTATTGACTGTGCTCGGGCTCATTCCAGATAAATGACTGGTTTCTAATTAGTAATGTGGCACTTTTGGAGCACATTTAAATCTCAAGGACAGAGTTGTCTCTGACACTTTCAAAGTGAGATCTGGGGATTTTAACAACACCCAGAGAAGCATTTTACtactggaaagatggtcttttcataaaaccggtgtgtctatgcagtagaaagttgcaaatacttttgaaattggtgctacatgaccagacaaaacagaaaaaaaggactgTTGAATTCACTTTTgccaagaggtagaaaacctgcaACTACCAGGATGCACTGTGCTTCACCAGACCAATAAAGGCtttgctggtgggtgacatcaTGCAAGTTGGTATGGCTGGTctgaaaacaatatggcagccagcCAGTCTCGTATTGCAGTTAAatggtaagctaaaatatgtttgtgaaaacattttaggggAGAAATGGGCAACGCAGTGCCAGAATCTCAGTTTATATTTGAtaagcactgcttagttttactgtttgatctcagttttttcagcctccgtttacacaatacaggaaacagcatGGTGCCAACTTCCTATTCACAAATTCTTCCTGTGTTACAATGCACTAAACTACaacccctttcacacatgcactgcaagcCTGTCATTATCTAGCCATTATCTGGAGGAGCTGTATCTGATAATACAAATGTCCCAATTAGTCGGACTGGACATTAAATGATCTTTACACTGCCAGCTCCCTTGTACAAATTTGTGTAATGTCCATTTGAGCCCATGTGTAAATAGAGCAGGTAATGATTCAAAAAATTcacagtgagtgagtgtgttgatgacatttttgtcatgtgGCCTGCGTGAAGACGAAGGCTCTTTTACATGACAGCAGCAATAATAGTGTCTAACTGTAGAGAAGACGAGATTCAACTTCTGTTGGTAAGGGCCGAAGCCAAAATCGTCACACAACTTTAAGGAAAAGCAAGAGTTTCTgtagtttatgaccaaattcCGAACAAGCTGCGTGACAGTGGTGTGATCCGTGTTATCTCCTGCCTCCTGCATGCTCTACCCAGACACCACCCCTCAACTAAACCAAATGGAAGTAGGCAAAccaacagaatcttggttcatatttaacactatgcctagtttgacagtttgatcagagtttggtctgagtttgagatggagagagagagtggcTCTGTCTCTTGGTCCGCATCTATACtcttgtgtctgtggtggcagcGGGCATATAAACAAGGAAGTACAATGTGTAGTTTGAgtaacagccctagagccagcgaAAATCTGCCAGATGACATGTTTGAGCTGAGAgttgagcagggagatctgtgCGCTATTAAAGTGAAGTTTACTACAGTTCATTTACATATACTACACGCATAATGATACAAAACTGGTTAACAGTTGACAAAGTATGCCTTTATAGTAACCCTCCAAAAAGCAAAATGCTTAAAATGACACAAACTGTAAGTTCCACACAGTTACCATCCAATTAACAAATTTGTCACAGTTGttagaataaaatatttaatatttagaagGAATACAAATTTGGTGTCTTACAATTCATCTACAGTCTTGAATATTTTCTCTTGCCTGCTGTAGTGTCTGTCGTGTCAAGGCCCAggcacaccaaaccaacatctaAGAACTAGTAGTGACAAAGTCTGGCAGTTGCATTGCCTCACGTTGCCTgggtctcagccaaaaagtacTGCTTGAACACGCCACAAAGgcaacagccaactagcatgcacacactgcacctgcatgagaggaaataactctccacaccaacaggtggcagtagtctgtatccatcattcaaaaagggaaaccggaagactgATAGGACGGATTTaggatgctagttagccagttagcacattaacaacacagccAACATCCAGCTGTGTTGTTAATGTttgttaaagcaaaaataacacCATCATGAacagtttctgctaaagagctcagtagctaaaaaaaaacaattttccaAACATAACAGGTTTGTTTCGAtccactccctcttgactttggCTGTTTGCTTTTCTCACCAATCAGTGTGATTTCTCTCACCAATGGGCTCTGCCGTTTCTGACGTTAATTCGGCCGAAAAATAGCCAACATGTGCCAacggtgtgggacacactgcaaaaacttcGTCAACAGACATTCATTGATGGCCTGATATTAAACAATAGCTAATTGCTGGCTTGGCGTGTCAGGGCCCTTACACATCTGTAAACTAAAAATGGGATTGTTTAAACGGTCAGTTTTGCTGCAGGAGGCTGTTCAATACGTTGTTTTCTAGAATTTCAGCCAACATCATTGTATCTTTAGCTAACGCTGTCAATGCTGCTGGCTACAATGGGAAGGAAGCTCACCATCAAATAATGGCCAAGTTTTCAATTTATTCTTCGTTGAATTGATTCTCTTACATTgcttaatccatccatccatttcctgCTGCTTCTCTGGGTCACTGATATTgtattctgcaaaaacatttgaCAGTGTCCAGTAAAACCACATATCTCTTTAATTCACAATTACTTTTTCCAAATAAATTGAAGAATTAAATGTCTCCTAATAATGTTAAACATACACATATTGGACCTACAAAGCACTTTTCAAACCAAGGTTACCAAATGCTTTTAAAACAAGGGGTGCAGTTTGACAAAGTATCAAGCCTGAGTaattttccatcttttttttatccTCTTTCTCCCCTAGTGCCACCCCAGAGTTAATTTCAGCACCAGCCACCTCCCAGCAGGACCAGGCTGCCAACGAGGCTCAAGCCAGCGCCTCAGTGACCCTCGACTCCTCCCAGCCCGTCACTAACATTCAGATCCGACTGGCCGATGGCGGCAGGCTGGTCCAAAGGTTCAACTATACCCACAGGTGATTGATGAGCTCTTTTCAACTTGAAGTTGGCATGCACACAAACCTAGAATAAACAGCTACAGCTTTTGCAGGTCTGTGGAAAAGTTTACTGGCCTATTTAAGACCGCAGACCtacgtgtgtgtctgactcAGGGGTcacgttaaccggatattctcggtcattgactgtttttttacaacaatgaccggaaaatctgaaggccgtcggtcatttgaccggttgcaattaccacccctgcccacttggcaacggagtgcacagtcagtggtttaagtgccgttttcacactgcagagaaaaagtcattcatctgcttcatgtagcgttgttaacatcaaagagcatggataccaagaggcgaagctcaatagaacgccccatagcaacaaattcccccatggtttcgtcctaccgctGCCATTTTGGAccgtcagcagaccgcagcagacccgcttgcatacaaaaacacacagacaaactgaagtatatcgctattaattatgcttacaatgctactcacctcgtgatagcttggtcacagctgctttttcacgtttttgtaaagcaaaatatagggAAAAAAAACGAGGAAAAACGGCcgagatggcatctctacatattacatccacttatgagaaggttaacttaattactccttcaaatAAGCCAtcataagccaatctaccaaaaaaaaaaaaataataataaaaaaaatcaatattttaactagaaacacattaatggcgacgtcacatagtcaggaataaagatgatataagaatatatataaagaatataaatataaagaataaagaatatatatatatatatatatatatatatatatatatatacacatatatctTCCCACgaaaactggcatattaaattgatattaaaacactttaacacGTACACCTCTGTCGGGATCCTTAgggaaacggtggaaggccaggtgcgtGTTCCACCggtagttgttgcagttaattgcactacactgttttcttttacttttttctcctctctccttgacatcttgcatgttgtctgggtgcaacagtccaagctcaataGTCCAAAATGGCGttagcgcccctagtggctgttggcaaaaattcaacggagcttcgcctcttggtatccatgctctttgttaacataacggcctggacacaccagatgcgTTAGTGCCGCAGGCAgtgcatttctcctgcgctctccgcgctggttaaacatcgactccactcgtctgttcccgtcagtagtcgttttttcacttcaacaggtcattttaaacatgggtaagtccatattttaatcggtttttataacgtaataagttaatgacaatttgtcattgcatgtccatgtattgagcgtgttggattaacactgaatgaatagggcatattgttctgacaattttatttatgtagtctgtaggctcggtgacacaaaattaaaattgtaatgaagtgattatggtattgaaaaatgtgttcggttatgcactgttgtgttattttaaattataaacatggtattccctcacgttcctcagtgcatgctgttgttattttattttgaaaattggccagattctctcgtcttttctgtgtccgacttcctgtttggtacgatccgctctatccagcttgacagaagcgctcgcggctcgcgtgtAGACCAGTCGCCGAACTGAAGCACtgcggtgtgtggatgtctgttcatcttttcgttcatgtccttattaatgcacactttataacttgcttgttggatttattaaaaacgaacagatgaaaactaaatgtctttgaatatctttattatcatttaaaaacgaaaattaaaatgaccggtaaaaatagattatgaccggatttttacaaccctgtcggtcaaaatgaccggcgacgaaaaagtctagcgcaacctcTGGTCTGACTACATGGGTTTCCCAATTATTGAACTCAAAGTGCCTCATAGATCTGTTGCCAAGTGCTTAAAATGTTAAATCAAATGGTTAGTTTGATTGAAAAGGCACAGATATTGAACTAAACATCAACGGATGCACCACATGTATTATACATGAAAGGAGGACATGTGGTGCATGTGGCGATTGTAAGGAGACAGAGTTGTTATTGTGgagacattttgtttatttattgaaaatcaaaaatacatctagactgaaaaaaaaacctcacactCTTTATGGTGTCTATGCTATTTCTGAATTCTCTCCTCAGCAGGTAGTGATTAGAGGCTGCCACTCAGGAAAATCACAGGAGGTGAAATCTATAATAATTTCCTTAATTAAAGGTTTGTGAGTGAACATTCGTCCAGTTTAGCTGCAGTTCTGAACCTGTGTCAGTTTTGACATGGCAGTCAGGTGCATTTTAGCACACAGCTGCAGCAAGTTCAGGTTTAGCTGAACCTGTTTTTAACCACAGCAAAGCGAGCAAGCTGCTTATTGACACAACAGCAGCCCCATAGTGAAATCAGCTATGTTGAACCACAAAATAAGTGATCATAGAGAGAGCTTGAGGCAGAGATACTGTGTGAGGTGAAAGGGACAGGTGTATGCTGGTGTTACAAAACAACAGTAAGTTAGTTTTCATAGTTTGGCCCACTTACCAGTATGATCAGCAGTTGCAGCAGATGCTGTGACACACAATTTAATTGACTGAATTAATGGATGCAATGAAGGTACCTTAAAACCATGACCACataagcctcgtttccaccgaGCGGTACGGTAGggtacggttcagttcggtatgctttttttcccGTTTCCGTTTCACtgcgaaaagttgtggataATACCGATGGAACCGTTCCTAACCAttaccatttttggtccccccctCTCTTGGGGTTCcgagcacacagatctggtactaaaaggtggagctgtgaacactgcagtatgattgtcagtagaggacggtcactctgctcagggctgagctgtggctggttttgaggcagAAGCTACAGTTCATATCGTGGACAGTTtaattagtagactgtaactataaaatataagtatgttttgctgcctcttgtaGCAGCCGGAGTTAGAGTGAATAACTTGATTCACCGGGCCGACTGCTGggatttttaaggtggaacgttaccttgtaatgttactcaatgcatgagctgatGACGTgactcaatcaacacaccttaaatattccacatgacaactttgaccatcacttaaGTTTTTATAAGACATACACTTTtggtaatgagtggatcttcaagcgtttatatgtattaatttcggCCAGGTTATGTAAACTGCAAATATTCTAATCCTAACtcggagggaaaaaaaaaagggccgCGTAGTGTCgagctacagcaacactaaacccctgtgCTTGCCTGTGatggactaaatgcacaaacccactatttttaaatatcccatggagagagactctcactgcaccctgtttaattttgttctgaaaatgtcagcgtgcagcaTCGTTCCGTGGACAATAAACAAGgcgcagacttccatctgtgtcaccggtaatgaggaaatacagtgagtgctggatggagcagtgagtgacaacaaccctgaacacatttaagggtactgtttgcagtgaaaaCGCTAGGGTCTAAAAATTGACATACCTTTTGAGAGTCAAAGAGAATGTATTTGAAAAGAACTGGGAAAAATGGAACATTTATATGAGACGTGACACCAACTGAACAAATGCCAAATGGAACAGTAGACTCAATAGTGGCTCATCTCCAGACAGTTTGTTAGTGTTATTactattgttattttaatttgtacCTTGTTTGCTGTATTGTTTTGTCTATATGCATGTGAAAACTTAATAAAAATTTAagttataaaaaaagaaaacgctagggtctaggtaccatatCTGAAGGGTACTTtcggttccaaaggtaccataccgacaTTGTAACACAGTAATCAATTTGGTTACGTATTAATTTTAAGGTGTAACATCAACACTTACACACTGACAGACTTTAGTGTTTATTGGACCTCGCATGCTGCCACCAGCCATACGTTTTAAGAAAACCAACCCCCCaggttgttattgttgtttggaTTAGCTAATGTTGACCACATTTCATCCTGTCACACAAACATAAGTAAAACCTGTATTTCCTGTCACAATGTGTTGTTGTGTCCCTCAGGGTGTCTGACCTACGCCAATTCGTGGTGGAGGCTCGGCCCGCCATGGCTGCCAGAGAGTTTGTGCTCATGACCACCTTCCCCAACAAGGAGCTGTCAGACGAGAGCCAAACCCTGGAGCAGGCCAACCTCCTCAACGCTGTCATCGTCCAGCGGCTACAATGAGGGGGAGAGTAACAGCACCCCTCCCCGCCCCCCTGGT
This genomic stretch from Epinephelus moara isolate mb chromosome 16, YSFRI_EMoa_1.0, whole genome shotgun sequence harbors:
- the nsfl1c gene encoding NSFL1 cofactor p47, producing MASQEESVREFVAVTDVDEERARFFLESAGWNLQLALASFFEDGADDDIVTLPQPEGGSSVSRSAGPSTQPRVTSFRDLMHEAEEESDEEEGQRFFAGGSERSGQQIVGPPKKKSTNEVVEDLFKGAKEHGAVPLDRAGRGPGEPSKAKAFVGGGYRLGAAPEEESAYVAGERHASKSHQDVHVVLKLWKTGFSLDNGELRNYNDPGNANFLEAIRRGEIPLELRQRSRGGQVNLDMEDHRDEDFSKPKVAFKAFGGEGQKLGSATPELISAPATSQQDQAANEAQASASVTLDSSQPVTNIQIRLADGGRLVQRFNYTHRVSDLRQFVVEARPAMAAREFVLMTTFPNKELSDESQTLEQANLLNAVIVQRLQ